In Persicimonas caeni, a single window of DNA contains:
- a CDS encoding histone deacetylase family protein yields the protein MPKNVVLLYDKLMLSHDTGQLHPERPDRLYAIQDALRCAEVPGVRWQAPKPATRKQIERIHTCDHVDQIEAFRGRAGRLDADTPLSEDSVAAAYLAAGAAIDAVDVVHKNPSESAFALVRPPGHHAERDQAMGFCLFNNIAVAAAHAVDTLGYKRVLVIDWDVHHGNGTHYSFYDRREVMVFNTHRYPFYPGTGQAKETGISNGAGYTVNVPLPPGMGDGDYKHAFETVLEPIADAYEPDLVLVSAGFDSHRLDPLGGMEVTSEGFGGLCTMVQRIADKHADGRLALILEGGYSLEGLSQSVLKCVEVLAGTPYEIDDEPSENGYAAIVRARRQLRMYWNV from the coding sequence ATGCCCAAAAACGTAGTCCTGCTGTACGACAAGTTGATGCTCTCCCACGATACCGGCCAGCTGCATCCCGAGCGGCCGGATAGGCTCTACGCCATCCAAGACGCGCTTCGCTGCGCTGAGGTACCCGGCGTGCGCTGGCAAGCCCCCAAGCCGGCCACCCGAAAACAGATCGAGCGCATCCACACCTGCGACCACGTCGACCAGATCGAAGCGTTCCGCGGCCGCGCCGGGCGCCTCGACGCCGACACGCCGCTCTCCGAAGACAGCGTGGCGGCCGCCTACTTGGCCGCCGGCGCCGCCATCGACGCGGTCGACGTCGTCCACAAGAACCCCAGCGAGAGCGCCTTCGCGCTCGTGCGCCCGCCCGGCCACCACGCCGAGCGCGACCAGGCGATGGGCTTTTGCCTGTTCAACAATATCGCCGTCGCCGCCGCCCACGCCGTCGATACGCTCGGCTACAAGCGCGTGCTCGTCATCGACTGGGACGTCCACCACGGAAACGGCACCCACTACTCGTTTTACGACCGCCGCGAGGTGATGGTCTTCAACACCCACCGCTACCCGTTCTACCCGGGCACCGGCCAGGCCAAGGAGACCGGCATCAGCAACGGCGCGGGCTACACGGTCAATGTGCCGCTCCCCCCGGGAATGGGCGACGGGGACTACAAGCACGCCTTCGAGACCGTCCTGGAGCCCATCGCCGACGCCTACGAGCCCGATCTGGTGCTCGTCTCGGCCGGCTTCGACTCGCATCGCCTCGACCCGTTGGGCGGCATGGAAGTCACCTCCGAGGGCTTCGGCGGCCTGTGCACGATGGTCCAGCGCATCGCCGACAAACACGCCGACGGGCGCCTCGCGCTCATCTTGGAGGGCGGCTACAGCCTCGAAGGCCTGTCGCAAAGCGTGCTCAAATGCGTCGAGGTGCTCGCCGGCACCCCCTACGAGATCGACGACGAGCCCAGCGAGAACGGGTACGCGGCGATTGTACGCGCGAGGCGACAGCTTCGGATGTATTGGAACGTGTGA
- a CDS encoding helix-turn-helix domain-containing protein, protein MQTHIRDEFEDWSLGFPVLLKNVPMAQVRGDVAPQVNAHDFQHAVLWLLAHRPEPLSGRQVRFIRQWMQKTLADFAQLVGMTSHQSVMKWEAKENQPTGMHKSTEILLRCRILEALPEEVWERFEANERGREGFIHRIEGVSAFDRNAERTVVELDAGDCGRVGENDLFLCDDQPRA, encoded by the coding sequence ATGCAAACTCATATTCGAGACGAGTTTGAAGACTGGAGCCTCGGCTTTCCGGTGCTTCTCAAGAACGTACCCATGGCGCAGGTGCGAGGGGATGTCGCGCCGCAGGTCAACGCCCATGACTTCCAGCACGCAGTCTTGTGGTTGCTGGCGCATCGCCCAGAACCTCTCAGTGGACGCCAGGTTCGGTTCATCCGCCAGTGGATGCAGAAGACGCTCGCCGACTTCGCCCAACTCGTGGGCATGACTTCCCACCAGTCGGTGATGAAGTGGGAGGCAAAGGAGAACCAACCGACAGGGATGCACAAGAGCACTGAGATCTTGCTTCGCTGCCGTATCCTGGAGGCGCTCCCTGAAGAGGTTTGGGAGAGGTTTGAAGCAAACGAGCGCGGTCGGGAAGGGTTCATTCACCGGATCGAAGGAGTCTCCGCCTTCGATCGCAATGCGGAGAGGACAGTCGTCGAACTCGACGCCGGCGACTGTGGCCGAGTTGGCGAGAATGACTTGTTTCTCTGTGACGACCAGCCACGAGCTTAA
- a CDS encoding ankyrin repeat domain-containing protein: MEFSRDRVVRQARLHHALYSLSMMYFGINAGDWQESAEDGRYVFDNGMGEHFCLAWNDKALVGLAASDESQYYEAYLPEEEREPLERFEDLPDELRELGEYAAEAVEHLASAGLWCRGDECGMSQPMNTNWADGLEQLAGFGLDAREAMFGEVLTMPWSHDTSLSPAHCEVVLSWLDALDEGKRVSVSDADNLVLLEVPNDISVVTVESAQAAAEHLALMGVDWDVPVDELERRLAAGEEDHRAQVIEDVGEEAYALVEAAREGDVARVRKLLENGADINTRTVEGQWEYVPEGDTPLIQALKAEHHDVANLLLAAGADCHLANRFGQTALTWAVEGGDVSIVRQLLKRGADVNVAAQDGTTPLHIATRDGSLVLVELLVEEGADTTAAMWNGKTPADLAEMLGLDEILQLLTAQQG, encoded by the coding sequence ATGGAGTTTTCTCGAGATCGAGTGGTCCGTCAGGCACGCCTGCATCATGCGCTGTATAGCTTGAGCATGATGTATTTTGGCATCAACGCCGGCGACTGGCAGGAGAGCGCCGAGGACGGGCGCTACGTCTTCGACAACGGCATGGGCGAGCACTTTTGCCTGGCCTGGAACGACAAGGCGCTCGTGGGGCTGGCGGCGTCGGACGAGTCCCAATACTACGAAGCCTATCTACCCGAAGAAGAGCGCGAGCCGCTCGAGCGGTTCGAGGACCTGCCCGACGAGCTTCGCGAGCTCGGCGAGTACGCCGCCGAGGCGGTCGAGCACCTGGCGTCGGCGGGGCTGTGGTGCCGAGGCGACGAGTGTGGGATGAGCCAGCCGATGAACACCAACTGGGCCGACGGGCTCGAGCAGTTGGCCGGCTTCGGCCTCGACGCGCGTGAGGCGATGTTCGGTGAGGTGCTCACGATGCCGTGGTCGCACGATACGTCGCTGTCGCCGGCGCATTGCGAGGTGGTCTTGTCGTGGCTCGACGCGCTCGACGAAGGAAAACGCGTATCGGTGAGCGACGCCGACAACCTGGTGTTGCTCGAGGTCCCCAACGACATCTCGGTGGTCACCGTCGAGTCGGCGCAGGCCGCCGCCGAGCATCTCGCTCTGATGGGCGTCGACTGGGACGTGCCCGTCGACGAGCTCGAGCGTCGGCTTGCGGCTGGCGAAGAAGACCACCGCGCCCAGGTGATCGAAGATGTCGGTGAAGAGGCTTATGCGCTCGTCGAGGCGGCGCGTGAGGGCGACGTCGCGCGGGTCCGCAAGCTTCTCGAGAACGGCGCCGACATCAACACGCGCACCGTCGAAGGGCAATGGGAGTACGTGCCCGAGGGCGATACCCCGCTGATTCAGGCGCTCAAGGCCGAGCACCACGACGTGGCGAACCTGCTCCTCGCAGCGGGCGCGGACTGCCACTTGGCCAACCGCTTCGGGCAGACGGCGCTGACCTGGGCGGTCGAAGGCGGCGACGTGTCCATTGTGCGACAGCTCTTGAAAAGGGGCGCCGACGTCAACGTGGCCGCCCAGGACGGCACCACGCCGCTGCATATCGCCACGCGTGACGGCAGCCTCGTGCTCGTCGAGTTGCTCGTCGAGGAGGGCGCGGACACCACCGCCGCGATGTGGAACGGCAAGACCCCCGCCGACCTGGCCGAGATGCTCGGCCTCGACGAGATTCTGCAGCTGTTGACCGCCCAGCAAGGTTGA
- a CDS encoding ABC transporter ATP-binding protein encodes MSDEAKHNKADSSKPAKPEKQEKSEKQDRPKDAAIGSGFKEQKLGNVTDATLIKRLWTFMRPYRFTFLLCLLLLPVLAGFKLVQPHLLQVAIDDYLVPGEYGGLTWVIAAFGAAVFLQAGTGFLQFYLMQKAGQRALYDLRQKVFDHVQSLSVNFFHRHPTGRLMTRMTTDVESLQEALSSGMITMIGDIIMLVGIVVILLLKDWKLALVSFTVVPFLAVLTAIFRHFLRKAFREIRVKIARLYAHLQESVTGIEIIQLFVRENVSAEEYRDINEDYRDANVLSIRYDAMLYAVVEAVGAISVGAIIWYGSGQVLDDILTIGVLVAFIEYMQKFFVPIRDLAQKYNLLQSAMASSERIFELLDSDDQIPQPDNPKPLPDEPLHIEFENVWFAYNDDEWVIKDLSFEVKSCEKVALVGHTGAGKTTIISLLMRLYDVTRGRILINGIDIREFDLHAYRRAFAAVLQDSFLFQGSIRENLTLGEESITDDELVEAAKIVHAHPLISRYADDYDHRIAERGSNLSSGEKQLLSFARALVQKPEILILDEATANVDTDTEAIIQDAIDKLMARQTSVVIAHRLSTIQKADRIIVLHKGEIMEQGTHHELLEHGGHYETLYRLQYAFDADAQAAE; translated from the coding sequence GTGAGTGACGAAGCCAAACACAACAAGGCCGACAGCTCGAAGCCAGCGAAGCCAGAGAAGCAAGAGAAGTCAGAGAAACAAGATCGGCCCAAAGACGCCGCCATCGGCTCCGGCTTCAAAGAGCAGAAGCTCGGCAACGTCACCGATGCCACGCTCATCAAGCGGCTGTGGACGTTCATGCGTCCGTACCGCTTCACCTTCCTGCTCTGCCTTCTGCTCTTGCCGGTACTCGCCGGCTTCAAGCTCGTCCAGCCGCACCTCTTGCAGGTGGCCATCGACGATTACCTCGTCCCAGGCGAGTACGGCGGGCTGACCTGGGTCATCGCTGCGTTCGGCGCGGCGGTCTTCTTGCAGGCCGGCACGGGCTTTTTGCAGTTCTACCTGATGCAGAAGGCCGGCCAGCGCGCGCTGTACGACCTTCGCCAAAAGGTCTTCGACCACGTGCAGTCGCTGTCGGTGAACTTCTTTCACCGCCACCCGACCGGCCGGCTGATGACGCGCATGACCACCGACGTCGAATCGCTCCAGGAGGCGCTCTCCTCGGGCATGATTACGATGATCGGCGACATCATCATGCTGGTGGGCATCGTCGTCATCTTGCTGCTCAAGGACTGGAAGCTCGCGCTCGTCAGCTTCACGGTGGTGCCCTTTCTGGCGGTATTGACCGCCATCTTCCGCCACTTTCTGCGCAAGGCCTTCCGCGAGATTCGCGTCAAGATCGCCCGGCTCTACGCGCACCTGCAGGAGTCGGTGACCGGCATCGAGATCATCCAGCTCTTTGTGCGCGAGAACGTCAGCGCCGAAGAATACCGCGACATCAACGAGGATTATCGCGACGCCAACGTCCTGTCGATTCGCTACGACGCCATGCTCTACGCGGTCGTCGAGGCGGTCGGCGCGATCAGCGTGGGCGCGATCATCTGGTACGGAAGCGGCCAGGTGCTCGACGATATCCTGACCATCGGTGTGCTCGTGGCGTTCATCGAGTACATGCAGAAATTCTTCGTGCCCATCCGCGACCTCGCCCAAAAGTACAACCTTTTGCAGAGCGCGATGGCCAGCAGCGAGCGCATCTTCGAGCTGCTCGACTCCGACGACCAGATCCCGCAGCCCGACAACCCCAAGCCGCTGCCCGACGAGCCGCTGCATATCGAGTTCGAGAACGTCTGGTTCGCCTACAACGACGACGAATGGGTCATCAAAGACCTGAGCTTCGAGGTCAAATCGTGCGAGAAGGTCGCGCTGGTAGGCCACACCGGCGCAGGCAAGACGACGATCATCAGCCTGCTGATGCGCCTGTACGACGTCACCCGGGGACGCATCCTCATCAACGGGATCGACATCCGCGAGTTCGACCTGCACGCCTACCGCCGCGCGTTCGCCGCGGTGCTGCAGGACTCGTTTTTGTTCCAGGGGAGCATCCGCGAGAACCTGACGCTGGGCGAGGAGAGCATCACCGACGACGAGCTCGTCGAGGCCGCCAAGATCGTGCACGCCCACCCGCTCATCTCGCGCTACGCCGACGACTACGACCACCGCATCGCCGAGCGCGGCTCGAACCTGTCGTCGGGCGAAAAGCAACTGCTTTCGTTCGCCCGCGCGCTCGTCCAGAAGCCCGAGATCCTCATCCTCGACGAGGCCACCGCCAACGTCGACACCGACACCGAAGCGATCATCCAGGACGCCATCGACAAGCTGATGGCCCGCCAGACCTCGGTCGTCATCGCCCACCGCCTGTCGACCATCCAGAAGGCCGACCGCATCATCGTCTTGCACAAAGGCGAGATCATGGAGCAAGGCACCCACCACGAGTTGCTCGAGCACGGCGGCCACTACGAGACGCTCTACCGGCTCCAATACGCCTTCGACGCGGACGCGCAGGCGGCTGAGTAA
- a CDS encoding ABC transporter ATP-binding protein, which produces MTQQTDSDNNDADKPSVDRTVRNRKLWEYFSRYKGWFAIGAVFLGLTNILNLAIPAYIGDAVQMMRDAVGGEGLGTVRGDLIDIGLMIIALAIGGGIARVFSRIFIFNAGRHIEFDVRNEMYSKLGTLSAKFFNGMPTGDITSRSANDVSYIRLLYAISFLHVINTTIAYSIAMSRMADISWKLTLVCLVPYPVILYFLLMIMRALFRQTKIVQAQMSDISTKVQENLGGVSVVKCYAIEDREKESFGLMNEDYYGKSMKLATIRGGMQSLMTLVAGVGTFAVLIVGTGMVIDGDLKLGAFVEFNSYVVALAFPTIAMGWVFSVWNRGLAAFDRVLEILQIEPAVLDPAPDEQRELPALIPGEKRGAVRLENVSFAYPDEDEPVLRDIDIDIEAGSTVAIVGRTGSGKTTLVKLISRLYDPTEGTVYIDGEPLPKLPLRDTRSEVGFVSQEPFLFSMTIGQNVRFGVDALEYDETVHREPPTRALLTGDKREDVSQQERIEQAVRVAGLEPDIKGFTKGLDTLVGERGVTLSGGQKQRVTIARALLVDPRILILDDALSSVDTKTEEVILDHLDELMADRTSIILTHRFNALARVDKIFVLEDGRVVEAGSHDELLAKGGTYAEMCERQRLEESLKS; this is translated from the coding sequence ATGACTCAGCAAACCGACTCCGACAACAACGACGCCGACAAGCCGTCGGTGGACCGAACGGTTCGCAACCGCAAGCTGTGGGAGTATTTCTCGCGCTACAAGGGCTGGTTTGCCATCGGCGCGGTCTTTCTGGGGCTGACCAATATTCTCAACCTGGCCATCCCCGCCTATATCGGCGACGCGGTGCAGATGATGCGCGACGCGGTCGGCGGTGAGGGGCTTGGCACCGTTCGCGGCGACCTCATCGACATCGGCTTGATGATCATCGCGCTGGCCATCGGCGGCGGTATCGCGCGGGTGTTCAGCCGCATCTTCATCTTCAACGCCGGGCGCCACATCGAGTTCGACGTACGCAACGAGATGTACAGCAAGCTCGGCACGCTCAGCGCCAAGTTCTTCAACGGGATGCCCACCGGCGATATCACCAGCCGGTCGGCCAACGACGTCAGCTATATCCGGCTGCTGTACGCCATCTCGTTTCTGCACGTCATCAACACCACCATCGCCTACAGCATCGCCATGTCGCGCATGGCCGACATCAGCTGGAAGCTCACGCTGGTCTGTCTGGTGCCCTACCCGGTCATCCTCTACTTCCTGCTGATGATCATGCGCGCGCTCTTTCGCCAAACGAAGATCGTGCAGGCGCAGATGTCGGACATCTCGACGAAGGTCCAGGAGAACCTGGGCGGCGTGTCGGTGGTCAAATGCTACGCCATCGAGGACCGCGAGAAGGAGTCCTTCGGCCTGATGAACGAGGACTACTACGGCAAGAGCATGAAACTGGCGACCATCCGCGGCGGCATGCAATCGCTGATGACCCTGGTCGCCGGCGTGGGCACCTTTGCGGTGCTCATCGTGGGCACGGGCATGGTCATCGACGGGGATTTGAAGCTGGGCGCGTTCGTCGAGTTCAACTCCTACGTCGTCGCCCTGGCCTTCCCGACCATCGCGATGGGCTGGGTCTTCTCGGTGTGGAACCGAGGGCTCGCCGCCTTCGACCGCGTGCTCGAGATCCTGCAGATCGAGCCCGCTGTCCTAGACCCCGCGCCCGACGAGCAGCGCGAACTCCCCGCGCTCATCCCGGGCGAGAAGCGCGGCGCGGTCCGCCTCGAGAACGTCTCGTTTGCGTACCCCGATGAAGACGAGCCGGTACTTCGCGACATCGACATCGACATCGAAGCCGGTTCGACCGTCGCCATCGTCGGTCGCACAGGCTCGGGCAAAACCACCTTGGTCAAGCTCATCTCGCGGCTGTACGACCCGACCGAAGGCACCGTGTATATCGACGGAGAGCCGCTGCCGAAACTGCCCCTTCGCGACACCCGCAGCGAAGTCGGGTTCGTGTCGCAAGAGCCGTTTTTGTTCTCGATGACCATCGGCCAGAACGTGCGCTTCGGCGTCGACGCGCTCGAGTACGACGAGACCGTCCACCGCGAGCCCCCGACGCGAGCGCTGCTCACCGGGGACAAGCGCGAGGACGTCTCGCAGCAAGAGCGCATCGAGCAAGCCGTGCGCGTGGCCGGGCTCGAGCCGGACATCAAGGGCTTCACCAAGGGCCTCGACACCCTCGTGGGCGAGCGCGGCGTGACGCTGTCGGGCGGCCAGAAACAGCGCGTGACCATCGCGCGCGCCCTGCTCGTCGACCCGCGCATCCTCATCCTCGACGACGCCCTGTCGAGCGTGGACACCAAGACCGAGGAGGTCATCCTCGACCACCTCGACGAGCTGATGGCCGACCGCACGAGCATCATCTTGACTCACCGCTTCAACGCTCTGGCCCGGGTCGACAAGATCTTCGTGCTCGAGGACGGCCGGGTCGTCGAAGCCGGCTCCCACGACGAGTTGCTCGCCAAGGGAGGCACCTACGCCGAGATGTGTGAGCGCCAGCGCCTCGAGGAGAGTTTGAAGTCGTGA
- a CDS encoding LON peptidase substrate-binding domain-containing protein, whose amino-acid sequence MNHALPTLAIEPHDLEDLAIFPLPDGILFPHTTIRLHVFEPRYRALVEHCLDKEAPMLVPMIVANGRSDAQGRPHLHKVAGAGKIIAHQELAGGRFNILVRGVGRARIVEELDVATPYRRVRAELLEDRVGDFRQADILLKTIQNCLFNVQTDNSEVVDFLVEAFTEVDTPGAVADVLAAVVFGDSLNRQRALSEPDVVARLEGILDRLVELIARSVDEQVPSEQTVN is encoded by the coding sequence ATGAACCACGCCTTGCCCACTTTGGCCATCGAGCCGCACGATCTCGAAGATCTTGCCATCTTCCCTCTCCCCGACGGCATTCTCTTCCCGCACACGACCATTCGACTGCACGTGTTCGAGCCGCGCTACCGCGCGCTGGTCGAGCATTGCCTGGACAAGGAGGCGCCGATGTTGGTGCCGATGATCGTCGCGAACGGCCGCTCCGACGCGCAAGGGCGTCCCCATCTGCACAAGGTCGCCGGCGCCGGAAAGATCATCGCCCACCAAGAGTTGGCTGGCGGGCGCTTCAATATCTTGGTGCGCGGCGTCGGTCGCGCGCGCATCGTCGAGGAGCTCGACGTGGCGACGCCGTACCGGCGCGTGCGCGCCGAGCTGCTCGAAGACCGCGTCGGCGACTTTCGACAGGCCGATATCCTGCTCAAGACCATCCAGAACTGCCTGTTCAACGTCCAGACCGACAACTCCGAGGTCGTCGACTTCCTCGTCGAGGCGTTCACCGAGGTCGACACGCCCGGCGCCGTGGCCGACGTGCTGGCGGCGGTGGTCTTCGGCGACAGCCTCAACCGCCAGCGCGCGTTGAGCGAGCCGGACGTGGTGGCGCGTCTCGAGGGCATCCTCGATCGTCTCGTGGAGTTGATTGCGAGGTCGGTGGATGAGCAGGTTCCTTCGGAACAAACGGTCAATTGA
- a CDS encoding DUF4258 domain-containing protein, which produces MGRPKKLDNLLEVVSEHVESGDYLLTTHAQQRGAQRAITRPEVEFVLTHGWHEKRKDRFDETYQAWNYAVRGKTVADERELRIIVTFDDDMLVVTVIDLN; this is translated from the coding sequence ATGGGGCGACCGAAGAAGCTCGACAATTTGTTGGAGGTCGTTTCTGAGCATGTAGAGTCCGGCGATTATCTGCTCACAACTCACGCCCAACAACGCGGCGCACAGCGGGCTATCACTCGTCCGGAAGTCGAATTTGTGCTGACGCATGGGTGGCACGAGAAGAGAAAAGACCGCTTTGACGAGACTTATCAGGCTTGGAACTACGCCGTGAGAGGCAAGACGGTGGCTGACGAGCGCGAGCTTCGTATCATCGTGACGTTCGATGATGACATGCTCGTGGTCACCGTGATCGACCTGAACTAG
- the hisE gene encoding phosphoribosyl-ATP diphosphatase → MIIPSIDIMDGNAVQLVGGKAEDKEVDAGDPRPIMEKFRLAGDVAVIDLDAALGKGSNKELIRELCSMGRVRVGGGIRDVDTAIEWLDAGADKIILGTAARPEILRELPPERVIAALDAVDGEVVVEGWQTKTGRGVVERMEELREYVGGFMVTFVEREGRLEGTDLERVEALLEAAGDAHLTVAGGVSTLDELAALHKLGVDAQVGMALYTDKIHLADAICAPISSDRPDGLYPTVVCDEYGKALGLAYSSDESLREAVDLQQGVYQSRSRGLWVKGKTSGATQDLLSIDLDCDSDAVRFRVRQHGPGFCHKDTRTCWGDDDGLTALERTLQSRLENAPEGSYTKRLFEDPELLGKKLLEEARELAEADTKDEVTWETADVLYFALVAATKAGVSLRDVERELDRRALKVTRRKGDAKE, encoded by the coding sequence ATGATCATCCCATCCATAGACATCATGGACGGCAACGCCGTCCAACTCGTAGGCGGCAAAGCCGAAGACAAAGAAGTCGACGCCGGCGACCCGCGCCCGATCATGGAGAAGTTTCGCCTCGCCGGCGACGTCGCCGTGATCGACCTGGACGCCGCGCTCGGCAAGGGCTCGAATAAAGAGCTCATCCGCGAGCTGTGCTCGATGGGCCGAGTCCGCGTGGGCGGCGGCATCCGCGACGTCGACACCGCCATCGAGTGGCTCGACGCCGGCGCCGACAAGATCATTCTGGGCACCGCCGCCAGGCCGGAGATCCTGCGCGAGCTTCCGCCCGAGCGCGTCATCGCCGCGCTCGACGCGGTCGACGGCGAGGTCGTTGTGGAGGGCTGGCAGACCAAGACGGGCCGCGGGGTGGTCGAGCGCATGGAGGAGCTTCGCGAGTATGTCGGTGGCTTCATGGTCACCTTCGTCGAGCGCGAAGGGCGCCTGGAGGGCACCGACCTCGAGCGCGTCGAGGCGCTGCTCGAAGCAGCCGGCGACGCTCACCTGACGGTCGCCGGCGGCGTGAGCACGCTCGACGAGCTCGCCGCGCTGCACAAGCTGGGCGTCGACGCCCAGGTGGGCATGGCGCTCTACACCGACAAGATTCACCTGGCCGACGCTATCTGCGCGCCGATTAGCTCCGACCGCCCCGACGGGCTCTACCCGACGGTGGTGTGCGACGAATACGGCAAGGCGCTGGGCCTAGCCTACTCGAGCGACGAGAGCCTGCGCGAGGCCGTCGACCTGCAGCAGGGAGTCTACCAGTCGCGCTCGCGCGGCCTGTGGGTCAAAGGCAAGACGAGCGGGGCGACCCAGGACCTGCTGAGCATCGACCTCGATTGCGACTCCGACGCGGTTCGCTTCCGCGTGCGCCAGCACGGGCCCGGCTTCTGCCACAAAGACACGCGCACCTGCTGGGGCGACGACGACGGGCTCACCGCCCTCGAGCGCACGCTGCAGAGCCGCCTCGAGAACGCCCCGGAAGGTTCCTATACGAAGCGACTCTTCGAAGACCCCGAGCTTCTGGGCAAGAAGCTCCTCGAAGAAGCCCGCGAACTCGCCGAGGCGGACACCAAAGACGAAGTCACCTGGGAGACCGCCGACGTCCTCTACTTCGCCCTCGTCGCCGCCACCAAAGCAGGCGTGAGCCTGCGCGACGTCGAACGCGAACTCGACCGCCGCGCCCTGAAGGTCACCCGCCGCAAAGGCGACGCAAAAGAGTGA
- the hisD gene encoding histidinol dehydrogenase has protein sequence MKTKLLKLLAPDEVPYLRRDAVDADTLREAAKIVDDVRERGEEALYEHGLRLGDIQHGEPAIYEREQLEAALEELPDEQRGVLERTAERIEAFCKAQRDAITDVDVPIPGGRAGHTVVPVDRAGCYAPGGRFPLPSSVLMTACTARVAGVETVWVASPKPDQVTLAAAAVAGADALLGIGGAQAIAAMAYGAGEVPACDVVVGPGNRWVTAAKKLVSGRVRIDMLAGPSELVVFADHTADPVTVAADLLAQAEHDPDALPILISLDKALVKAVDDELVRQLDILPTKETASAALENGFAVIAESVEQGIDLCDRIAAEHLEVIVEDAAQVADKVNHYGGLFVGHGTAEVLGDYGAGPNHTLPTGGTARSTGGLSVFTFLRVRTWMEMDDLEASQELVDDAIALARLEGLEGHARSAERRKLDE, from the coding sequence ATGAAAACCAAACTCCTCAAACTACTCGCCCCCGACGAAGTCCCCTACCTGCGCCGCGACGCCGTCGACGCCGACACCCTTCGCGAGGCCGCGAAGATCGTCGACGACGTGCGTGAGCGCGGCGAAGAGGCGCTGTACGAGCACGGGCTGCGCCTGGGCGATATCCAGCACGGCGAGCCGGCGATCTACGAGCGCGAGCAGCTCGAGGCCGCGCTCGAGGAGCTGCCCGACGAGCAGCGCGGCGTGCTCGAGCGCACCGCCGAGCGGATCGAGGCGTTCTGCAAGGCGCAGCGCGACGCCATTACCGACGTCGACGTGCCGATTCCAGGCGGCCGGGCAGGGCACACCGTCGTGCCGGTCGACCGCGCCGGGTGCTACGCGCCGGGCGGGCGTTTCCCGCTGCCGTCGTCGGTGCTGATGACCGCGTGCACCGCACGCGTCGCTGGCGTCGAGACCGTTTGGGTCGCCTCGCCCAAGCCCGACCAGGTCACGCTCGCCGCGGCTGCGGTCGCCGGCGCGGACGCGTTGCTGGGCATCGGCGGGGCGCAAGCCATCGCCGCGATGGCCTACGGTGCGGGCGAAGTGCCCGCGTGTGACGTCGTCGTCGGCCCCGGCAACCGCTGGGTCACCGCGGCCAAAAAGCTCGTCAGCGGGCGGGTGCGCATCGACATGCTCGCCGGGCCCTCGGAGCTCGTGGTCTTTGCCGACCATACCGCCGACCCGGTCACCGTCGCCGCCGACCTGCTCGCGCAGGCCGAGCACGACCCCGACGCGCTGCCGATTCTCATCTCGCTCGACAAAGCGCTCGTAAAGGCCGTCGACGACGAACTCGTGCGCCAGCTCGACATTCTGCCTACCAAAGAGACCGCTTCGGCCGCCCTCGAAAACGGCTTTGCCGTCATCGCCGAGAGCGTCGAGCAGGGCATCGACCTGTGCGACCGCATCGCCGCCGAGCACCTCGAGGTCATCGTCGAAGACGCCGCCCAGGTCGCCGACAAGGTCAACCACTACGGCGGCCTCTTCGTGGGCCACGGCACCGCCGAGGTCTTGGGCGACTACGGCGCCGGCCCCAACCACACGCTGCCCACCGGCGGCACCGCCCGCTCGACCGGCGGCCTGTCGGTCTTCACCTTCCTGCGGGTGCGCACCTGGATGGAGATGGACGACCTCGAGGCCTCCCAGGAACTCGTCGACGACGCGATCGCGTTGGCGCGGCTCGAGGGCCTCGAAGGCCACGCGCGCTCCGCGGAGCGCCGCAAATTGGATGAATGA